CACCACAGATAAACTCTGTTCTGCCCACCTCCAAGTCTTGCTGCAAAGCTGCCTAGTGCAAATTGTTACATCCGTACCTCTTGTGTTCTTCTCTTTCAGGTGTGTTGGGAGCAGGTATCGGGAGATGCGATGCACACGATGATTTAGAACACCATGCTGGTCACTGCCTATGTTGCTTTTGCCTTCCTCCTGCTGATATGCATTGGCTTGGAGTTCTCTGCCTGCCGTTCCAAGATCACCGGCAGGTCTTGCTCCAACCCAGCCTTCCTGCGGTTCCAGCTAGACTATTATCAGGTCTACTTCTTGGCCCTTGCCGCTGATTGGCTGCAAGGACCTTATCTCTATAAACTGTACCACCACTACCACTTCTTGGAGGCTCAGATCACCATCATCTACGTCTGCGGCTTTGCCTCCAGCGTGCTGTTTGGGCTGGTCTCCAGCTCCTTGGTTGACCGCTTGGGCCGTAAGAAATCCtgcatcctcttctccttgacTTACTCCATCTGCTGCCTCACAAAGCTCTCCTGGGATTATTTTGTGCTCATTGTGGGAAGGATATTAGGGGGGCTGTCCACTGCCCTGCTCTTTTCTGCCTTCGAGGCGTGGTACGTCCACGAGCACGTGGAACGCCACGACTTCCCGGCCGAGTGGATCCCCGCTACCTTCTCCAAGGCAGCTTTTTGGAATGGCATCATCGCTATCGGAGCCGGCGTGGTCGCCAACGTCTTTGCAGAATGGCTGGGGCTGGGCCCGGTGGCCCCCTTCATGGTCTCCATCCCCTTTCTCATGCTGGCAGGTGTCCTGGCGATGAAGAACTGGGATGAAAATTATGGCAAGAAGAGGGCTCTCTCGAGGACTTGCACTGATGGCTTGAAGTGCCTCCTCTCAGACCGCCGGGTCTTGCTTTTGGGTACCATCCAGGCTTTGTTTGAGAGTGTCATCTACATCTTCATCTTCCTTTGGACTCCTGTCCTGGATCCTCACAACCCACCCCTGGGCATAGTCTTCTCTAGTTTCATGGCGGCCAGCATGGCAGGCTCATCACTCTACCGCGTCGCAACCTCCAAGAAATACCACCTGCAGCCCATGCACATCCTTTCCCTCTCAGTCCTGATggttttcttctccctcttcatGCTGACTTTCTCTACCAACCCTGGGCAGGAGAACCCTTCCGAGTCCTTCTTGGCCTTCCTGCTCATTGAGCTGTCTTGCGGGCTCTACTTCCCTTCTATGGGTTTTTTGCGGCAGAAGGTGATCCCCGAGAAGGACCAGGCAGGTGTCGTGCACTGGTTCCGCGTCCCGCTCAACCTGCTGGCATGCCTCGGCCTGCTGATCCTCCACGACAGCGACTACAAGACAGGCACCAGGAACATGTTCACCATCTGCTCTGTCATGATGGTGATGGCCCTTCTGGCCGTCGTGAGCCTCTTCACGGTGGTCCGTAACAATGCAGAGCTCAGGTTGCCCAGTCCACCTGGTCAAAGCGAGGTCTCTTCTCCTGAGCTCTGATATGTGATGCTTTTTCTTGGGGGAAGATGCTCTGGAGTTGGCCAGTCGTCTGCTGCACATCACAGTGCTGGTACTGTATATAGGCAAGGACTCTGCAGAGAGAACACAAGAGTCTCTTCTGACTCTTGTGTGTCCTTTTTCCCCACAAGGGAGAATCTTTTCTATGCCTTTTTCAATAAGGATTGATCCCCATCGGATTTGATCTGTGGCAAGCATAGCTTTTCTTTTCTGCACCGTGGAGTTTTTGATTCCCAAGGCACCTTGACTTCTACCAAATTTTCTGTGTGTGAGGGTGTGGGGATTGCTTCCTACCACTTCATCCTGGATAGATTGTGGAAAGTAATGGTTGAAAAGGACACAgccctctattttttttttaagtgagcagTGAGGTTGATAGACTGACCATCTGTTATCAGTATTGAACTTGTTCATAATGTCAGCCAAATTCCATGTTGTCAACCCTCTGCTTAtggaaaagaataaaatacataaagcttctcctctcagtgttaattggggggggggggtaatatggTAAGACCTTCATGGTTCAGGCCCAGGATTGAGTATTGGTGTCTCTTCAGATgctttaactacagttcccatcattcctgaccattgggtgTGCTAGCGtaggagggaagggagagggcaAACCCTTCATGCGCACAAATGAAGACCCTGCATTGCTCAAACTTCTCCCTTCCTACTACATAACTGATTTTAGAGTTGCAACATTTTTAGAGGACGGGCAGAAAGGAGAACCTGAAAGGTTTTCCACATAATTTGATCCGTAACAGGAAACACAACTTCTGTTATCAAGCGAAAGAATATGAAAGGGTTGTCTTTTAGCAAATGTCTTGAGACAGagatagaaatcatagaattgtagaattggaaaattGGAAATTTCTATCAttgctggtggacatgccccaaggtGGCGGAATTCTGGAATaagatatatgaaaaaatgaaaaagctgtTAAAATGTACTTTccaaaaaagtcctgaaacctTCCTTTTAAGTATGACCGCTTCAAATGTCCCAAAGGACAGAGTAAATATCTTGCTTTATGCATGTGCAGCGGCAAGGGTTTTGATTGCATCGAAATGGAAAGGAGTTAGCTTACCA
Above is a window of Zootoca vivipara chromosome 2, rZooViv1.1, whole genome shotgun sequence DNA encoding:
- the MFSD5 gene encoding molybdate-anion transporter, whose product is MLVTAYVAFAFLLLICIGLEFSACRSKITGRSCSNPAFLRFQLDYYQVYFLALAADWLQGPYLYKLYHHYHFLEAQITIIYVCGFASSVLFGLVSSSLVDRLGRKKSCILFSLTYSICCLTKLSWDYFVLIVGRILGGLSTALLFSAFEAWYVHEHVERHDFPAEWIPATFSKAAFWNGIIAIGAGVVANVFAEWLGLGPVAPFMVSIPFLMLAGVLAMKNWDENYGKKRALSRTCTDGLKCLLSDRRVLLLGTIQALFESVIYIFIFLWTPVLDPHNPPLGIVFSSFMAASMAGSSLYRVATSKKYHLQPMHILSLSVLMVFFSLFMLTFSTNPGQENPSESFLAFLLIELSCGLYFPSMGFLRQKVIPEKDQAGVVHWFRVPLNLLACLGLLILHDSDYKTGTRNMFTICSVMMVMALLAVVSLFTVVRNNAELRLPSPPGQSEVSSPEL